CCCGGCGCGATGGCGACACTCACCTCGCGGACGGCCGGCTCAGCGGCGCCCGGGAAACGCTTACTGACTTGTGTCAGCTCGATCGCCGCGTGCATTCCTCTCCCCCGCCTGTCTGCCGGTCACTGCTGGGCGACCGGTCTGGGTTCAGTCTACCATTCGGGAAGCGGCCTTCACTTCCAACCCCTCTCCCAAGATAAAAAAGGGGCGAGATCCGTCGTCGTATTCCCCCTCTCCCAACTTTGGGAGAAAGGGCCAGTGAGTGAGGGCCGACGCACGCACGTGCGAATCACCCATCGCTCTTGCCCTCGCGCCAGGCAGTGACGGCCATCGGGACGGCCGAGAGCAGGATCAACAGCAGGGCTGGCGCGGCGGCCCGAGCCCAGAAGCCCTCGGCGGTCGCGCTCCAGACCTGTGTCGCCAGGGTGTCGAACCCGGTCGGTCGGAGCAGCAACGTCGCCGGGAGTTCCTTCATCACGGTCAGGAAGATGAGCGCCCCGGCGCTCAGGATGCCGGGGTAAGCCAGCGGCGCCGTGACGCGCAGCCAGACGCGCGGCGGTGAGTGGCCGAGGCTGCGGGCAGCCTCCTCCACGCGCGGGCTGACCTGCATCAGCGCGGCTCGCAGGGTGGCGAGCGCCTGGGGCAGGAAGCGGATGATGTACGCCACGAGCAAGATGCCGAGCGTCTGGTAGAGCCAGGGCGCGTAGCGGGAGCCGAAGAAGACGAGCGCGAGCGCCACGACGATGCCCGGCAGGGCGTAGCCGAGATAGCTGAGCCGTTCGAGGACCCGGCTGAGCGGGCTCGAGTGGCGCACGGCCATGAGCGCGATCGGCGCCGCCGCCAGCACGGCGACCACGGCTGCGGCCAGCGAGACGGACACCGAGCTGAGCGCCGCGGACCAGACCAGCCACAGCGGCTCGCCGGCGCGCAACCCCCGGATCAACCAGTGGATGATCACGCCGATCGGGATCAGGAGCGTAACGCTGACGATCGCGGCACAGTAAGCCAGTGCCAGCGGTGTCCAGCGGCCCAGGCGCACGCGGGTCGGTGGGCGGCTGACGCCCACGGTGCTGCGGTGGTAGCGGGCACGGCCGCGGGCGCGCGCCTCCAGCGCCAGCACCACCCCGGTCATGGCGACGAGCACGAGTGACAGCCCTGCGGCCAGGGAGCGGTCAAAGGCGCCGCGGTATTGGTTGTAGATCGCGCGGGTAAAGACGTCGTAGCGCAGCAGTGAGACGGCGCCGAAGTCGCCCAGGACGTAGAGCGCGACGAGCAGCGAACCGGCCAGCAAGGCCGGGCGCAGGAGCGGCACGGTCACCCGCCGGAAGCTCTCCCACGGGCCGAGCCCCAGCGAACGGGCTGCCTCCTCCAGGGCCGGGTCAAGCCGGGCCATCGCCGAGCGGACTGCCAGGAGAACGTATGGGTAGCTCAGGAGCGTCAGCGTCAGCCAGGCGCCGAAGAAGCCGTAGATCTCCGGCAGCCGCTCGATGCCGAAGATGACCTCCAGCAGGCCCTGGAGTACCCCGCGTGGCCCGAGCGCGGCGATGAGGACATAGCCCCCAACGTAGCTCGGGATCACCAGCGGCAGTGCGGTGAGGACCGACCAGAGGCGCCGGCCCGGCAGATCGGTCCGCACCGTGAGCCAGGCCAGCGGCAGTGCTATCGCCGCCGAGGCGGCAGTCACAGCCGCTGAGAGGAGGAGCGAGTTGCGGATGAGCATCAGCGTCCGGTCGCGCCAGAGCAGATCGAACAGCTCGGGGCCGGCCTGGGCGGCGCGCAGGACGAGGTAGACCAGCGGGGCGACCATGAGCAGCGCCACGACGAGCGCCGGGAGCACCAGCAGCGGCGGGACGGGCGCGCCGTCCCAGAGGCGGCGGCTTGCCCGCGCCGGTTGGGTGCTCGGCGTCGCGGTCGGTTGCGGCATTGAGGCCCCGCTGGTCGTCATGGCTACAGCAGCCCCACGTCGCGCAGCATCTCGAGCGTTGCCTCCAGGTCGGCCAGATCCGACAGGTCGATGTCGGGTGTCTGGATCTCGCTCAGCGGGACGAGGTTCGGGTCGGTCGGCACGCCCGCGACCAGCGGGTACTCATGGGTCTCCTCGGCGAAGTAGGTCTGCGCCTCGGGGCTGAGCATGTAGCGGATGAAGGCGATGGCCTGCTCCTGGTTCTTGGCCGTGGTGAGAATCCCGGCACCGGCCACGTTGACCAGCGCGCCCGGGTCGCCGTTGCGATAGATGTAGTTCCGTGCCGGCAGATCCCCGCCCGCCTCGGCGAGCTGGCGCATGAGATAGTAGTGGTTGACGAACCCGGCGTCGATCTCTCCGTCGATGACGGCGCTGACGATCGCATTGTTGTTCTCGAACACCCGGGCGCCGTTGTCCCGAATCCCCTCCAGCCATGCGCGGGCCACGTCATCGCCGCGCAGCACGCGGATCGCCGTGACTGCGGCCTGGAAGGAGGCGTTGGTCGGCGCCCAGCCGAGCCGGTCCTTCCACACCGGGTCGGTGAAGTCGAGGATCGAGGGCGGGATGTCTGACTCGCTGAGACGCTCGGTGTTGTAGACCACGGCACGCGCCCGGCCGCTGATCCCGACCCAGAGACCGTCCGGGGAGCGGAAGCGCGCCTCCACCAGGTCCAGCACGTCCGCCGGGAGTTCGGCCAGAAGCCCCTCGCGGGCGACCGCGCCGAGCGCGCCGGCGTCCTGCGCGAAGAAGATGTCGGCAGGGCTGCTCTGCCCCTCCTCCAGGATGGCGGCGGCCATCTCGGCCGTGTCCCCGTAGCGCACCTTGACCTCAACGCCGGAGGCCGCGGCGAACTGGTCGACGATTGCCTGGATCAACTGCTCCGAGCGGCCGGAGTAGACGGTCAGCGAGCCGCCGACCGTGCCGGTGGCCGGCGCGCCGGCCGGAGTGCCAGCCGGGGTGCTCGCAGGCGTCGCGGCGGCTGACGTCGCCGTGGCTGCCGAACCGCCGCTACCGGTACCGGCCTGGCTGGTGGCGGTCGGCGCCGCGGTCGATGCTGGATTGTCTTCTCCACCGCAGGCAGCCAGCACCGGTGCAGCCAGCGACGCGCCGGCCAGACCG
This genomic window from Sphaerobacter thermophilus DSM 20745 contains:
- a CDS encoding ABC transporter permease — encoded protein: MPQPTATPSTQPARASRRLWDGAPVPPLLVLPALVVALLMVAPLVYLVLRAAQAGPELFDLLWRDRTLMLIRNSLLLSAAVTAASAAIALPLAWLTVRTDLPGRRLWSVLTALPLVIPSYVGGYVLIAALGPRGVLQGLLEVIFGIERLPEIYGFFGAWLTLTLLSYPYVLLAVRSAMARLDPALEEAARSLGLGPWESFRRVTVPLLRPALLAGSLLVALYVLGDFGAVSLLRYDVFTRAIYNQYRGAFDRSLAAGLSLVLVAMTGVVLALEARARGRARYHRSTVGVSRPPTRVRLGRWTPLALAYCAAIVSVTLLIPIGVIIHWLIRGLRAGEPLWLVWSAALSSVSVSLAAAVVAVLAAAPIALMAVRHSSPLSRVLERLSYLGYALPGIVVALALVFFGSRYAPWLYQTLGILLVAYIIRFLPQALATLRAALMQVSPRVEEAARSLGHSPPRVWLRVTAPLAYPGILSAGALIFLTVMKELPATLLLRPTGFDTLATQVWSATAEGFWARAAAPALLLILLSAVPMAVTAWREGKSDG
- a CDS encoding iron ABC transporter substrate-binding protein; translation: MSRRDIIRALAGLAGASLAAPVLAACGGEDNPASTAAPTATSQAGTGSGGSAATATSAAATPASTPAGTPAGAPATGTVGGSLTVYSGRSEQLIQAIVDQFAAASGVEVKVRYGDTAEMAAAILEEGQSSPADIFFAQDAGALGAVAREGLLAELPADVLDLVEARFRSPDGLWVGISGRARAVVYNTERLSESDIPPSILDFTDPVWKDRLGWAPTNASFQAAVTAIRVLRGDDVARAWLEGIRDNGARVFENNNAIVSAVIDGEIDAGFVNHYYLMRQLAEAGGDLPARNYIYRNGDPGALVNVAGAGILTTAKNQEQAIAFIRYMLSPEAQTYFAEETHEYPLVAGVPTDPNLVPLSEIQTPDIDLSDLADLEATLEMLRDVGLL